Proteins encoded within one genomic window of Candidatus Binatia bacterium:
- a CDS encoding DNA methyltransferase: protein MDQNLRRKLDRITDILWAGGVTNPVTYIEQISYLIYLKLLDEEEATRELRGRLLQAGGGTHAAGTGNGVRLFPGQAERFRWSKWRFKSGTELRDFLRDEVFPYMASLVKDEPQVAEYFRDAVLEIVDPNVLKQVIDELDSIDFRKLGPDVKGDIFEYLLTHLGQSALNGQFRTPRQIRAFMVEMVDPDLGDTIYDPACGTAGFLIDVVDYILARYSEEPEEVPIYGEEWLEKRGQTLEEAKKDIPNLQTYRKGPGEKIPDWGRLEASIYGTDVSRQMMRISMMNLVLHGIRKANLKRANVLSEMSGLTEDDLNRRYSVILSNPPFAGQIPKESIRQDLPTKSKKSELLFLALMMRSLAPGGRCAVVVPEGALFGSTSAHKELREKLLREYELQAVVSLPAGVFKPYAGVKTSVLVFRRPKTEPAKGKAATKHVWFYEVRNDGYDPDKIQGGGRPETPEKNDIPGLLAAWAEYKAAKFERPPGVEAGALLPAGSEEPRSWWAPFDTIAENDWNLAGSRYKPRVAEPVPEEDPAELIREVLAIEKEITEGLAKLLREVES from the coding sequence ATGGATCAGAACTTGCGCCGCAAGCTCGACCGCATCACCGACATCCTGTGGGCGGGCGGGGTCACCAATCCCGTGACCTACATCGAGCAGATTTCCTACCTCATTTACCTGAAGCTCCTCGACGAAGAGGAGGCGACCCGGGAGCTCAGGGGCCGCCTCCTGCAAGCTGGAGGCGGTACGCACGCAGCCGGTACCGGCAACGGCGTGCGGCTCTTCCCCGGTCAGGCCGAGCGTTTCCGCTGGTCGAAGTGGCGTTTCAAGAGCGGTACCGAGCTGCGCGACTTCCTGCGCGACGAAGTCTTTCCCTACATGGCCTCGCTCGTGAAGGACGAGCCGCAGGTCGCCGAGTACTTCCGCGACGCGGTCCTCGAGATCGTCGACCCGAACGTGCTCAAGCAGGTGATCGACGAGCTCGACTCGATCGACTTCCGCAAGCTCGGCCCGGACGTCAAGGGCGACATTTTCGAGTACCTGCTCACCCACCTCGGCCAGTCAGCGCTGAACGGCCAGTTCCGGACCCCGCGCCAGATCCGCGCGTTCATGGTCGAGATGGTGGATCCCGACCTCGGCGACACGATCTACGACCCCGCCTGCGGCACAGCGGGCTTTCTCATCGACGTCGTGGATTACATCCTCGCCCGCTACAGCGAGGAGCCCGAGGAGGTGCCGATCTACGGCGAGGAGTGGCTGGAGAAACGTGGCCAGACGCTCGAGGAGGCCAAGAAGGACATTCCCAACCTCCAGACCTACCGCAAGGGGCCCGGCGAGAAGATCCCCGACTGGGGCCGGCTCGAGGCCTCGATCTACGGCACCGACGTCTCCCGCCAGATGATGCGCATCTCCATGATGAACCTCGTGCTCCACGGGATCCGCAAGGCAAACCTCAAGCGCGCCAACGTGCTCTCCGAGATGAGCGGTCTCACGGAGGACGATCTGAACCGCCGCTACTCGGTGATCCTCTCGAATCCGCCCTTCGCCGGTCAGATCCCGAAGGAGTCGATCCGTCAGGACCTGCCCACGAAGTCGAAGAAGAGCGAGTTGCTCTTCCTGGCGCTCATGATGCGTTCGCTCGCGCCGGGCGGGCGCTGCGCGGTGGTCGTGCCCGAGGGCGCGCTCTTCGGCTCGACCTCGGCCCACAAGGAGCTGCGCGAGAAGCTGCTGCGCGAGTACGAGCTCCAGGCCGTGGTTTCGCTTCCGGCCGGAGTCTTCAAGCCCTACGCCGGGGTGAAGACCTCCGTCCTCGTCTTCCGCCGCCCGAAGACCGAGCCGGCGAAGGGGAAGGCTGCGACGAAGCACGTCTGGTTCTACGAGGTCCGAAACGACGGCTACGACCCGGACAAGATCCAGGGCGGCGGGCGGCCCGAGACGCCGGAGAAGAACGACATCCCGGGCCTGCTGGCGGCGTGGGCCGAGTACAAGGCGGCGAAGTTCGAGCGGCCGCCCGGCGTCGAGGCCGGCGCCCTGCTCCCGGCCGGAAGCGAGGAGCCGCGTTCGTGGTGGGCGCCGTTCGACACGATCGCCGAGAACGACTGGAACCTCGCCGGCTCCCGCTACAAGCCCCGCGTCGCCGAGCCGGTCCCCGAGGAGGACCCGGCGGAGCTGATCCGCGAGGTGCTGGCGATCGAGAAGGAGATCACCGAGGGGCTCGCGAAGCTTTTGCGGGAGGTCGAATCGTGA
- a CDS encoding hypothetical protein (possible pseudo, frameshifted) — translation MRRSAQLPDEQGWMAVPPHVRLTRDHFIARVEGHSMEPTIPHGSWCLFRADRGGTRQGKLVLVWHRGCTDPTLGGEFSVKRYVSKKTQNPDGTWSHREIRLEPLNPDPAYKPLVFDPSAEGDLRVIGEFVCVLEPAPEASEPTAAAPTTSSTTIVAALSR, via the coding sequence ATGCGCCGGTCGGCCCAGCTCCCCGACGAACAGGGCTGGATGGCCGTGCCCCCACACGTCCGCCTCACCCGCGACCACTTCATCGCGCGGGTGGAAGGTCATTCCATGGAGCCGACGATCCCCCACGGCTCCTGGTGTCTCTTCCGAGCCGATCGGGGCGGCACCCGGCAGGGGAAGCTCGTTCTCGTGTGGCACCGGGGGTGTACCGACCCCACACTCGGCGGCGAGTTTTCCGTGAAGCGGTACGTCAGTAAGAAGACCCAGAATCCCGACGGCACGTGGTCGCACCGCGAGATCCGTCTGGAGCCTTTGAACCCCGACCCGGCCTACAAACCGCTCGTGTTCGACCCGAGTGCCGAGGGCGACCTGCGCGTGATCGGGGAGTTCGTCTGCGTCCTCGAACCGGCGCCCGAAGCGAGCGAGCCGACCGCGGCCGCGCCGACTACGTCCTCTACGACCATCGTGGCCGCCCTCTCGCGGTGA